Proteins encoded in a region of the Sander lucioperca isolate FBNREF2018 chromosome 4, SLUC_FBN_1.2, whole genome shotgun sequence genome:
- the epn3b gene encoding epsin-3 isoform X2 — MTTSALRRQVKNIVHNYSEAEIKVREATSNDPWGPSSSLMSEIADLTFNVVAFAEVMGMVWKRLNDSGKNWRHVYKALTLLDYLLKTGSERVAQQCRENAFTIQTLRDFQYMDRDGRDQGANVREKARQLVCLLRDEERLRQERSQALKTKERMAGGGSGGGGGGGVSVYGGIPPSYHPGRRTSQPSMAVLYGEEFSRSRGSPSSFNSSSSSPRAASDLEQARPQTSGEEELQLQLALAMSREESQKDQCCRQGDESLLQKALDESRRESQSGTQESAMLDLVDIFGPSSEAPPQPRDPWNSAQPPGDITSDPWDSVAVHSSTPVIGSPWTAPPLSSNASNPWAPCADSRTDPWEAAPLSPSPVNHDWDSPTDGGGDETDPFAAQEEENPKQDVPHVSSPQPASPTDAELFGVMADTDPFADSKPNPFGADTPVKPLVNGRESASPEMFDLSRLAPPLSAPTPRMCRTPEAFLGATGASLVNLDALIPSNPSSKMHSNPFLSGLSAPSPTNPFHCDQPRLTLNQMRPCSTSPLPPHMLSYSPSLPLPLPHQPPILPSSLTQPPAGLLDLPSNLPQPLLPLSPRPPQRTQSQKHSHNPFL; from the exons ATGACAACCTCAGCCCTGCGTCGGCAGGTGAAGAATATTGTGCACAACTATTCAGAAGCGGAGATCAAG GTTCGCGAGGCCACCTCGAACGACCCCTGGGGCCCATCTTCGTCTCTCATGTCAGAGATCGCTGACTTGACATTCAATGTGGTGGCGTTTGCTGAGGTCATGGGCATGGTGTGGAAACGCCTCAACGACAGCGGAAAGAACTGGAGACACGTCTACAAG GCCCTGACTCTGTTGGATTACCTGCTGAAGACAGGATCAGAGAGAGTGGCCCAACAGTGCCGTGAAAACGCATTCACTATTCAG ACGCTACGCGACTTCCAGTACATGGACCGTGACGGCAGAGATCAGGGGGCCAACGTGAGAGAAAAAGCACGCCAACTGGTGTGTCTCCTCCGGGACGAGGAGCGGCTCCGCCAGGAGAGGAGTCAAGCCCTAAAGACCAAGGAGCGAATGGCTGGGGGAGGCAGTGGAGGGGGTGGCGGTGGGGGTGTGAGTGTGTACGGAGGTATACCCCCTTCTTACCACCCAGGCAGGCGAACAAGCCAGCCCAGCATGGCTGTGCTGTACGGGGAGGAGTTCAGCCGATCCAGAGGTTCTCCATCCTCCTTCAACT CCTCGTCGTCGTCGCCTCGCGCTGCCTCAGACCTGGAGCAGGCTCGGCCTCAGACCAGCGGcgaggaggagctgcagctccAGCTGGCTTTAGCCATGAGCAGGGAGGAGAGTCAGAAG GACCAGTGCTGTCGCCAAGGAGACGAGTCTCTGTTACAGAAGGCCCTGGAtgagagcaggagagagagtcAGTCGGGGACACAGGAG TCGGCTATGCTGGACCTGGTGGACATATTTGGCCCCTCATCTGAGGCCCCACCTCAGCCTAGAGACCCTTGGAACTCTGCCCAACCCCCCGGTGACATCACCTCTGACCCGTGGGACTCTGTAG CGGTTCACTCCAGCACTCCCGTGATTGGTAGCCCATGGACGGCCCCTCCCTTATCCTCCAATGCGTCCAATCCTTGGGCTCCATGTGCGGACTCACGCACAGACCCCTGGGAAGCAGCGCCTCTCTCCCCCAGTCCTGTCAATCATGACTGGGACAGCCCAACAGATGGAG GTGGGGACGAGACAGATCCATTTGCTGCACAGGAAGAAGAGAATCCTAAACAGGATGTCCCTCATGTGTCCTCCCCTCAACCTGCTAGTCCCACAG ATGCAGAGCTGTTTGGGGTAATGGCAGACACTGACCCATTTGCAGATTCTAAGCCAAATCCATTTGGGGCTGACACTCCGGTAAAACCCCTGGTAAATGGACGAGAGTCTGCCAGCCCGGAGATGTTTGACCTGTCCCGGCTAGCACCCCCGCTCAGCGCCCCAACTCCACGTATGTGTCGAACCCCAGAGGCCTTCCTAGGAGCTACGGGGGCCTCGCTGGTCAATTTAGACGCTCTCATACCCTCCAACCCATCTAGCAAGATGCACAGCAACCCCTTCCTCTCAG GTCTGAGTGCTCCGTCTCCCACCAACCCCTTCCACTGCGACCAGCCTCGCCTCACCCTCAACCAAATGCGACCATGCTCTACATCCCCACTGCCCCCACACATGCTCTCCTACAGCCCGTCGCTGCCCCTCCCTCTGCCCCACCAGCCACCcatcctcccctcctctctcacaCAACCTCCCGCTGGACTCCTGGACCTTCCCTCCAACCTCCCACAGCCCCTGCTCCCCCTTTCTCCGCGACCACCACAGCGCACTCAGTCACAGAAACACAGCCACAACCCCTTCCTCTGA
- the epn3b gene encoding epsin-3 isoform X1 gives MTTSALRRQVKNIVHNYSEAEIKVREATSNDPWGPSSSLMSEIADLTFNVVAFAEVMGMVWKRLNDSGKNWRHVYKALTLLDYLLKTGSERVAQQCRENAFTIQTLRDFQYMDRDGRDQGANVREKARQLVCLLRDEERLRQERSQALKTKERMAGGGSGGGGGGGVSVYGGIPPSYHPGRRTSQPSMAVLYGEEFSRSRGSPSSFNSSSSSPRAASDLEQARPQTSGEEELQLQLALAMSREESQKDQCCRQGDESLLQKALDESRRESQSGTQESAMLDLVDIFGPSSEAPPQPRDPWNSAQPPGDITSDPWDSVAVHSSTPVIGSPWTAPPLSSNASNPWAPCADSRTDPWEAAPLSPSPVNHDWDSPTDGAGGDETDPFAAQEEENPKQDVPHVSSPQPASPTDAELFGVMADTDPFADSKPNPFGADTPVKPLVNGRESASPEMFDLSRLAPPLSAPTPRMCRTPEAFLGATGASLVNLDALIPSNPSSKMHSNPFLSGLSAPSPTNPFHCDQPRLTLNQMRPCSTSPLPPHMLSYSPSLPLPLPHQPPILPSSLTQPPAGLLDLPSNLPQPLLPLSPRPPQRTQSQKHSHNPFL, from the exons ATGACAACCTCAGCCCTGCGTCGGCAGGTGAAGAATATTGTGCACAACTATTCAGAAGCGGAGATCAAG GTTCGCGAGGCCACCTCGAACGACCCCTGGGGCCCATCTTCGTCTCTCATGTCAGAGATCGCTGACTTGACATTCAATGTGGTGGCGTTTGCTGAGGTCATGGGCATGGTGTGGAAACGCCTCAACGACAGCGGAAAGAACTGGAGACACGTCTACAAG GCCCTGACTCTGTTGGATTACCTGCTGAAGACAGGATCAGAGAGAGTGGCCCAACAGTGCCGTGAAAACGCATTCACTATTCAG ACGCTACGCGACTTCCAGTACATGGACCGTGACGGCAGAGATCAGGGGGCCAACGTGAGAGAAAAAGCACGCCAACTGGTGTGTCTCCTCCGGGACGAGGAGCGGCTCCGCCAGGAGAGGAGTCAAGCCCTAAAGACCAAGGAGCGAATGGCTGGGGGAGGCAGTGGAGGGGGTGGCGGTGGGGGTGTGAGTGTGTACGGAGGTATACCCCCTTCTTACCACCCAGGCAGGCGAACAAGCCAGCCCAGCATGGCTGTGCTGTACGGGGAGGAGTTCAGCCGATCCAGAGGTTCTCCATCCTCCTTCAACT CCTCGTCGTCGTCGCCTCGCGCTGCCTCAGACCTGGAGCAGGCTCGGCCTCAGACCAGCGGcgaggaggagctgcagctccAGCTGGCTTTAGCCATGAGCAGGGAGGAGAGTCAGAAG GACCAGTGCTGTCGCCAAGGAGACGAGTCTCTGTTACAGAAGGCCCTGGAtgagagcaggagagagagtcAGTCGGGGACACAGGAG TCGGCTATGCTGGACCTGGTGGACATATTTGGCCCCTCATCTGAGGCCCCACCTCAGCCTAGAGACCCTTGGAACTCTGCCCAACCCCCCGGTGACATCACCTCTGACCCGTGGGACTCTGTAG CGGTTCACTCCAGCACTCCCGTGATTGGTAGCCCATGGACGGCCCCTCCCTTATCCTCCAATGCGTCCAATCCTTGGGCTCCATGTGCGGACTCACGCACAGACCCCTGGGAAGCAGCGCCTCTCTCCCCCAGTCCTGTCAATCATGACTGGGACAGCCCAACAGATGGAG CAGGTGGGGACGAGACAGATCCATTTGCTGCACAGGAAGAAGAGAATCCTAAACAGGATGTCCCTCATGTGTCCTCCCCTCAACCTGCTAGTCCCACAG ATGCAGAGCTGTTTGGGGTAATGGCAGACACTGACCCATTTGCAGATTCTAAGCCAAATCCATTTGGGGCTGACACTCCGGTAAAACCCCTGGTAAATGGACGAGAGTCTGCCAGCCCGGAGATGTTTGACCTGTCCCGGCTAGCACCCCCGCTCAGCGCCCCAACTCCACGTATGTGTCGAACCCCAGAGGCCTTCCTAGGAGCTACGGGGGCCTCGCTGGTCAATTTAGACGCTCTCATACCCTCCAACCCATCTAGCAAGATGCACAGCAACCCCTTCCTCTCAG GTCTGAGTGCTCCGTCTCCCACCAACCCCTTCCACTGCGACCAGCCTCGCCTCACCCTCAACCAAATGCGACCATGCTCTACATCCCCACTGCCCCCACACATGCTCTCCTACAGCCCGTCGCTGCCCCTCCCTCTGCCCCACCAGCCACCcatcctcccctcctctctcacaCAACCTCCCGCTGGACTCCTGGACCTTCCCTCCAACCTCCCACAGCCCCTGCTCCCCCTTTCTCCGCGACCACCACAGCGCACTCAGTCACAGAAACACAGCCACAACCCCTTCCTCTGA